The DNA window CGTCCTGGCGGCGCCGCGACGACTTCCCGCTCAACGAGTTCGCCTGAAAACCCTTCCCGGGTACGCCCGACACCTCCCCGACCGCACCCGAGAAGTCCCCGAGAAGCCGCGCGACCACCTGCCCGTTCCAGGCCGTCCGGCGCGTTTCGCTACGGGTGCGTGGTCACCCCGCGCGGGCACCCCGCCGCACGGCGGGCGGCCGGCTCGTCCAGATAGAACGCCGGCCGCAGATCCATCTCCTGGTAATACCTGTGGAAGACCGGGGTGATCCCGCCGGACATCGGCGGCACGATCCAGGTCCAGTCCGCCGGGACCGGCCGGCCCGCCTTCTCCTCGTTGCGCAGGTGCGCCATGAAGCGCTGGGACTCGGTGTGGTGGTCGGTCATCTTGACCCCGGCCTGCTCGAAACTGTGCAGCACGGCCCGGTTCAGCTCGACCAGCGCCCGGTCCCGCCAGAGCGTCGACTCGCGGCTGGTGTCGAGGCCCATCCGGTCGGCGACCAGCGGCAGCATGTCGTACCGGTCGGTGTCGGCGAGGTTGCGGGCGCCGATCTCGGTGCCCATGTACCACCCGTTGAACGGCGCCAGCGGATAGTGCACCCCACCGATCGTCAGCCGCATGTTGGCGATCGCCGGGACCGCGTGCCAGCGCAGTCCGAGCTCGGCGAACCAGCCGAACTCGGGGTGGCTCAGCGGCACCTCGCGGATCGCGCGCTCCGGCAGCTCGTAGAGGCGGATGCCCTCCCCCGGCGTCTCGATCACCAGCGGCAGCACGTCGAACGCCTCGCCCTTGCCCTGCCAGCCGAAGCCGCGCACGGCGTCGGTGAGCCCGAGCTGCCGCCCGTCGCCGATCGTGGCGCCGGTCGCCGAGCGGTAACCGGCGTACCGGATCAGCTGCTCGTTCCAGACCCGCGCGCACGGCTGACCGGGCTGCGCCGCCGGGAAGACGCTGATCACCGGGCGGATCGCGGTGGTGCCGGCGGACTGCAGATGCTGCACGAGCAGTGAGTAGATCTCGTCAGCGGTCCGCGCCCGGCGCCGGTCCAGCACCACGAGGCTGCGCCAGTAGAGCCGGCCGATGCAGCGGCTCGCGTTCCGCCAGGCCATCCGGGCGCCGTGTGCCAGTTCCTCGGTGGTGTGCACGTAGCTGCCGGTCGCCGCGATCTGTGCCCGGACGATCGCCAGCCGCGGCTCGACCGGGCCGAGTCGCGGGTTCTCCAGGTAACAGCGGCGCAGGAAGTCCTCGGCCTCGCCGGGATCCGCGGGAGCGTCCGGATCCCAGGGCTCGGCGGGGTGGTCCCGGTAACCGGGCACGATCATCGAGCGCCTCCGAGTATCGAGGGGATTGATACCGGAGGTTCGCACGGTCCCGAGCGGGTCCAATCAGACACGTTGTGCGACGAAAGAGACAGGGCCCACCCAATAGGGCAGGCCCTGTCTCATTTGACCGATTATTCGCCAGGCGTCGACTTGGCGATCTGCATCAGGAACTCGATGTTGGTCCGGGTCTGCTTGAGCCGGTCCAGCAGGAGGTCCAGAGCCGCGCCGGACTCCAGCGAGCTGAGCACCTTGCGGAGCTTGTGGATGATCGCCAGCTCCTCCTTGCCCATCAGGATCTCTTCCTTACGGGTGCCGGAGGCGGAGACGTCCACGGCCGGGAAGGTCCGCTTGTCCGCGATCTTGCGATCGAGCTTGAGCTCGGCGTTACCCGTGCCCTTGAACTCCTCGAAGATCACCGTGTCCATCATCGAGCCGGTCTCGACGAGCGCCGTCGCGAGGATGGTGAGCGAGCCACCGTTCTCGATGTTGCGCGCCGCGCCGAGGAACCGCTTCGGCGGGTAGAGCGCGGTCGAGTCGATACCACCCGACATGATCCGGCCGGAGGCCGGCGCCGCCAGGTTGTACGACCGGCCGAGCCGCGTCACCGAGTCGAGCAGCACGACCACGTCGTGACCCAGCTCGACGAGGCGCTTGGCCCGCTCGATCGCCAGCTCGGCGACCGTGGTGTGGTCCTGCGGCGGACGGTCGAACGTGGCCGCGACGACCTCGCCCTTCACCGACCGCTGCATGTCGGTGACCTCTTCCGGCCGCTCGTCCACGAGCACGACCATCAGGTGGCACTCGGGGTTGTTGTGGGTGATCGCGTTGGCGATCGCCTGCAACACCATCGTCTTACCGGCCTTCGGCGGGGAGACGATCAGCGCCCGCTGGCCCTTGCCGATCGGCATGACCAGGTCGATGACGCGGGTGGTGAGGATGTGCGGCTCGGTCTCCAGCCGCAGGCGCTCCTGCGGGTAGAGCGGGGTGAGCTTGTAGAACTCGGGACGGCGGCGGGCCTCGTCCGGCTCCATCCCGTTGATGGTGTCCAGGCGGACCAGCGGGTTGTACTTGTCCCGGCGCTGCTCACCGGTGTCCCGCGGGGTGGAGCGCACCGCGCCGGTCACCGCGTCGCCGCGGCGCAGGCCGTACTTCTTCACCTGGGACATCGAGACGTAGACGTCGTTCGGGCCGGAGAGGTAACCGGTGGTCCGGACGAACGCGTAGTTGTCCAGCACGTCCAGGATGCCGGCCACCGGGACGAGGACCTCGTCCTCGGCGACGTGCGGCTCCCGGCCCTCGCGCTGGCCACCGTCACGCTGACGGCCACCGCCGTCGTCGTCACGGTCGCGGCCACGGCGACGGTCCCGGAAGCGGCTGCGCCGGCTCCGGCGGCCGCCCTCGCCGCCCTCGTCGTCATCGTCGTGCCCCTGGTCGGCACGACCGGAGTCGGACCGGCCCTGGTCGGACCGCGCGTCGTTGCGATCCCGCTGGTCACGCTGCCCATCGCGCTGGCCGTCACGCTGCCCATCGCGCTGGCCGTCACGCTGATCGCGCTGGCCGTCACGCTGGTTGCGCTGCCGGTCCCGGTTGCGCTCGCCACGCTCGGGACGGTCGCCACGCTCCGGGCGGTCGCCCCGCTCGCCACGCTCGGTGGTCTCGGCGGGAGCAGTGGACGCGGCCGGGGCCTCGGCCGGCGCGGAGGCGGCGACCGGAGCAACGGCGGCCGGGACGGCCTCGGCGGGCTCCCGGTTCACGGACTCGCGGTTTCCGGACTCGCGGTTTCCGGACTCGCGAGCGGCGGGCTCACGGTTCGCGGAGTCGCGAGCGGCAGGCTCACGGGTCGCGGCGTCGCGGGCCGACTCACGCGGAGCCGAGTCCCGGGAGGCACGCTCCCGGCTGCGCCGCGACGGACGCTCGGTGGCAGCCGGGGCCGGCTGCTCGGACTGTGCCGGGGCCTTGTCGGCCGGGGCGGCTGCGGTTTTCGGCGTCTCGACCGGAGCGGCCTGAGCCGGGGCGGGGGCCGAGGCGACGGCCTCGGAGCCGTTGGTGCGCGGACGCGGCGCCGGCTCGGCGGCCGCGCCGCCACCGCTCTGGCGCTCGGTGATCGCGGCGATCAACTCGCCCTTGCGCATCCGGGCAGTGCCGGAGATGCCGAGGGAGGCGGCGAGGCTCTGCAGCTCGGGCAGCAGCATCGCGGACAGCCCGGTGCCGCCTCGGCGGCGCTTCGTGGCGGTCGCGGTGGTGCCGGCGCCGTCAGCGACGTCAGAAACACCCGACGTCACGTCGGTGGTGTCGCTCAATGGATTCCTTCCGTCGGAAAATACCCGAGTCCACCCGGAACTGCAGCCTGGGCCGGGTGCCCTCGGAGCCCGCTTCGCAACAGCGGCGCGGGAGTTTCGTGCAGCACGGCAGCTCGACCGGTATCCCTGCCCGCCAGGGCTTGACGGGTAGGTCTCGGCGAGTGCAGCGATCTATCGACTGCTGCCCGGCGTGTGCCTTGATGAGAGTTTGAGACAGGCCATCGGCCCAGAAATCTCGGGGGTGCGCCGAACCGCAGAGATCGCTTGCTTCGCGGCTGTTCTGAAGCACTGCTAGGTCTTGAGCGTAGTCAACTCGTGCGACCTGCGGCAACAGGGCCCCGCTCGGCGTGTTCCACCATACCCCCTTTCACACAAGCACCGGCGTCATCCACGCCCAGCACTTCGCCGCGCCAGTGCGATCCCGGGTGGAAATCGGCCGGGACCTCGGTCAACGCGAGAACCGTCGGTCCCGCGCCACTGACCACGGCGGCCACTCCGACCGAGCGGAGAGCCGCGACGAGCGACGCGGTCCCCGGCATTCCCGGTCCCCGATAACCCTGGTGCAACCGGTCCTCGGTGGCCGGGAACAACAGGGACGGATCACTCGTGAGGGCGTGCGTGAGCAACGCGGCGCGCCCGGCGTTGAACGCGCCGTCGGCGTGCGGCACCTGCGGCGGCAGCGCGGCACGAGCGGTAGCCGTATACCCTCGCTCGTCCGGGACGAAAACCGTCGGACGCACGCCGGCCGCAGGCGCCAGGGTCACCGCGCGGGCGCCGGTCCCCTCGGTCCAGGCGATGGTGAAGCCGCCGAGCAGGCACGGCGCCACGTTGTCGGGGTGCCCCTCGATGCGCGCGGCGATGCGCAGCGCGTCCGCGTCATCGAGCAGCGTCAGACCGTTCTTGACCAGGCCACGGGCGAGCTGCACGCCGCCCACGATCGCCGCCGAGGAGCTGCCCAGGCCGCGCGCCTGCGGAATCCGGTTCACACACCTGACCGCGAGGCCGGGCGGGCGCTCGCCGAGCTCGTCGAAGGTCGCCAGCATCGAGCGCACGACCAGGTGCGTCTCGTCGGTGGGCAACTCGCCCGCGCCCTGTCCCTCGATCTCGACGGTGAAGCCGGACCCGGTCACGGTCGCGGTGAGGTCGTCGTAGAGCGTGAGCGCCAGGCCCAGCGCGTCGAAGCCGGGGCCGAGGTTGGCGCTTGTCGCCGGCGTGCTGACCGACACCGGTTCGGAGACGAAGGACAGGCCCATGCGGCACATGCTAGGGCTTGATCATCTAAACGGAGGTGTCGCGGCCCGGTATTCCCGAATGCCGAGGCGTGGCGAGGCGGCGTGTCGCGATCCGCCAGACGACCGCGTAGACCAGCGTGATCGAGGCACAGCCGGCCAGGACCCACTTCTGGTCGACGTGGTCGACCACCGCGCCCGCGCCGAGCTGGCTGATCGCGATGGCCAGCGTCGCCAGCATCATGTCGGTGGCGAACACCCGCCCGCGCAGCGCGTCCGGCACCTCGGCCTGCAGCGCGAAGTTGGAGAGCACCCAGTTCGTCCCGCCGGCGAAGTGCGCCACGAAGACCAGCGCCAGCACCAGCGGGAACCAGGGGCTGAACGCGACGCCGAGGTACCCGAGGCCGTACAGGCCCATGGACACGGCGAGACCGGGCAGCAACCAGGAGGGACGGTTCAGCACCGGGCGCATCAGCAGCGGGCCGACCAGGGCGCCCGCGCCACGCAGCGCGAAGAGCAGACCGGCGCCGAGCGCGCCCGCGCCGTGCGCCACCGCGATCAGCGGGAGGACGGTGAGCACCCCGTTGCCGAGCCCGACCGCCGACTTGACGGTCACCAGCGCCCGCAGCCGCGGCCGGGCCCCGATGTAGCGCAGCGCCTCGATCAGCGCGTGCAGCGTCTCCGGGCGCTCACCGGTCGCGGACGCGGTCTGCAGCGGGCGGCGGATCAGGCTGGTCAGCACGCTTCCGGCCAGGAGCAGGACCGCGGTCACGGCGAAGCAGGCGTACGGGCCGGCGACGGTGCTCACCACGCCGCCGAGGGACGCGCCCACCACCGTCATGGTGCCCCACGCGGAGCCGGCGACGGTGTTCGCCGCGGCCAGATCCTCCGGGTCGACCACGTTCGGCAGCGCGGCCGAGGCGGCCGGGGAGTAGAAGGACTTCGCCACCGCCATGGCGCCGACCGCGACCAGGGCCAGCGGTGCGGTCGCGGCGGACTGCACGGCGAAGAGCAGCAGCACCGCGAGGAACGAGGCGAGGTTCGCCGCGACCAGGATCTTCCGCCGGTCCACCCGGTCCGCGATCGTGCCGGTGTACGGCAGCAGCAACGCGTTGATCCCGGTGTCCACGGCCAGCACCATCGCGCCCCAGGCGCCGCTGCCGGTCAGCTCCGGCAGGAGCACGAGCAGCGGAACCATGACGAACCAGTCCGCTCCGAAGACCACGAGCTCGGCGGAGAAGAGGCGGCGGAAGTCACGGTTGCGGGCGAGAACCGAAAGGGCTGGTGGCACCCAGAGACCTTACAAGCGCCGATACCCGGCCACCGTGTGGGTGACCGGGTATCGGCGATCTATCCGTTGTTACTGGGCTTCACCCGGTTTGCGAGGCATCTTCAGCACCTCGAACTGGTCGGTGTAGCCGCGCAGAGCGCCCTCCTTGGCCGGCGGCGCGTCGTCGCCGGCCGGCGCCTCCGGGGTTTCCGCGCCCTCCGGCCCCTCGACCGGCGTGCCGGCCTTGCGGGCCCGCTTGGCCTGCCGCTTCGTCCGCGACTTCTCCTTGCGGTTCTCCACCAGCGTGTAGAGCGTCGGCACCAGCACCAGGGTCAGCAGCGTCGAGCTGACCAGACCACCGATCACCACGATGGCGAGCGGCTGCGAGATGAAGCCGCCCTCGCCGGTGAGGCCGAGCGCCATCGGGATGAGCGCGAAGATGGTCGCGATCGCGGTCATCAGGATCGGGCGCAGGCGGTGCCGGCCACCCTCGATCACCGCTTCCTGGACGCCCATGCCGGCCGCCCGGTAGTGGTTGATCAGGTCCATCAGCACGATCGCGTTGGTGACCACGATGCCGACCAGCATCAGCACACCGATCAGGGCCGGCACGCCGAGCGGGGTTCCGGTGATCAGCAGCAGGCCGATCGCGCCGGTCGCCGCGAACGGGATCGACACCAGCAGGATGATCGGCTGCAGGATGCTGCGGAACGTCGCGACCATGATGATGAAGACGATCGCGATGGCGGCGAGCACGGCGAGGCCGAGCTGCGCGAACGCCTCCTGCTGGTCCGCGCTGACGCCACCGATGGTGTACTCGGCGCCGGCCGGCAGGTCGAGCGTGTCGAGCTGCTTGGTGAGGTCCTGGTTGACCGCGCTGAGGTTCGACCCGGTGACCGTGCCGGTGACGGTGGCCGTGCGGTTCCCGTCGGTACGGGTGATCTGCTCCGGTCCGTCGACCTGCTTCACCTCGGCGACCTGGCCCAGCGGGACCACGCCCTTGGCGGTGGTCAGCGGCAGCGCCTTGAGCGCCGCCGGGTCGGCCGGCGCGCTGCCGAACGAGATCACCACGTCCTGGCTGGCGCCGTCGACGGTGATCTCACCGGCCGGCGCGGCCCGGAACTGGCCGGCCACGGCCTGACCGATCTGCGCCTCGGTGAGGCCCGCCTTGGCCGCCGCCTCGCGGTTCACCACCACGTCGAGACGCGGCACGCTGGTCTTGAGGCTGGTGTCCACGTCGGTGACGCCGGAGATCCCGGCCATCGCGGCACGCACCTGCTCGGTCGCGTCGCCGAGCACCTTCGTGTCGGCCGCGGTCAC is part of the Actinoplanes missouriensis 431 genome and encodes:
- a CDS encoding nitric oxide synthase oxygenase; this encodes MIVPGYRDHPAEPWDPDAPADPGEAEDFLRRCYLENPRLGPVEPRLAIVRAQIAATGSYVHTTEELAHGARMAWRNASRCIGRLYWRSLVVLDRRRARTADEIYSLLVQHLQSAGTTAIRPVISVFPAAQPGQPCARVWNEQLIRYAGYRSATGATIGDGRQLGLTDAVRGFGWQGKGEAFDVLPLVIETPGEGIRLYELPERAIREVPLSHPEFGWFAELGLRWHAVPAIANMRLTIGGVHYPLAPFNGWYMGTEIGARNLADTDRYDMLPLVADRMGLDTSRESTLWRDRALVELNRAVLHSFEQAGVKMTDHHTESQRFMAHLRNEEKAGRPVPADWTWIVPPMSGGITPVFHRYYQEMDLRPAFYLDEPAARRAAGCPRGVTTHP
- the rho gene encoding transcription termination factor Rho, whose translation is MSDTTDVTSGVSDVADGAGTTATATKRRRGGTGLSAMLLPELQSLAASLGISGTARMRKGELIAAITERQSGGGAAAEPAPRPRTNGSEAVASAPAPAQAAPVETPKTAAAPADKAPAQSEQPAPAATERPSRRSRERASRDSAPRESARDAATREPAARDSANREPAARESGNRESGNRESVNREPAEAVPAAVAPVAASAPAEAPAASTAPAETTERGERGDRPERGDRPERGERNRDRQRNQRDGQRDQRDGQRDGQRDGQRDGQRDQRDRNDARSDQGRSDSGRADQGHDDDDEGGEGGRRSRRSRFRDRRRGRDRDDDGGGRQRDGGQREGREPHVAEDEVLVPVAGILDVLDNYAFVRTTGYLSGPNDVYVSMSQVKKYGLRRGDAVTGAVRSTPRDTGEQRRDKYNPLVRLDTINGMEPDEARRRPEFYKLTPLYPQERLRLETEPHILTTRVIDLVMPIGKGQRALIVSPPKAGKTMVLQAIANAITHNNPECHLMVVLVDERPEEVTDMQRSVKGEVVAATFDRPPQDHTTVAELAIERAKRLVELGHDVVVLLDSVTRLGRSYNLAAPASGRIMSGGIDSTALYPPKRFLGAARNIENGGSLTILATALVETGSMMDTVIFEEFKGTGNAELKLDRKIADKRTFPAVDVSASGTRKEEILMGKEELAIIHKLRKVLSSLESGAALDLLLDRLKQTRTNIEFLMQIAKSTPGE
- the thrB gene encoding homoserine kinase, encoding MGLSFVSEPVSVSTPATSANLGPGFDALGLALTLYDDLTATVTGSGFTVEIEGQGAGELPTDETHLVVRSMLATFDELGERPPGLAVRCVNRIPQARGLGSSSAAIVGGVQLARGLVKNGLTLLDDADALRIAARIEGHPDNVAPCLLGGFTIAWTEGTGARAVTLAPAAGVRPTVFVPDERGYTATARAALPPQVPHADGAFNAGRAALLTHALTSDPSLLFPATEDRLHQGYRGPGMPGTASLVAALRSVGVAAVVSGAGPTVLALTEVPADFHPGSHWRGEVLGVDDAGACVKGGMVEHAERGPVAAGRTS
- a CDS encoding MFS transporter, with the translated sequence MPPALSVLARNRDFRRLFSAELVVFGADWFVMVPLLVLLPELTGSGAWGAMVLAVDTGINALLLPYTGTIADRVDRRKILVAANLASFLAVLLLFAVQSAATAPLALVAVGAMAVAKSFYSPAASAALPNVVDPEDLAAANTVAGSAWGTMTVVGASLGGVVSTVAGPYACFAVTAVLLLAGSVLTSLIRRPLQTASATGERPETLHALIEALRYIGARPRLRALVTVKSAVGLGNGVLTVLPLIAVAHGAGALGAGLLFALRGAGALVGPLLMRPVLNRPSWLLPGLAVSMGLYGLGYLGVAFSPWFPLVLALVFVAHFAGGTNWVLSNFALQAEVPDALRGRVFATDMMLATLAIAISQLGAGAVVDHVDQKWVLAGCASITLVYAVVWRIATRRLATPRHSGIPGRDTSV